Proteins encoded together in one Labrus bergylta chromosome 20, fLabBer1.1, whole genome shotgun sequence window:
- the zcchc2 gene encoding zinc finger CCHC domain-containing protein 2: MLKMKLPMKTGEEGGGDETVEEDSWDQSEQRRIPRAVPPSSGSHGSEESPGHYVYPSQLDKETVFEWFGLHLNPAKRIEFMCGLLHMCQPLELRFLGSYLEDLARKDYHVLRDFEFRANSPNDLGVLTDVVDPVVRSKLLVYLSLLGSDSRECAGILFRIMNRVDPSLFFKHYDFSRPPFREPLHHSFHPACQAGDVYGRSEQTCGFSSSSCSSSTSDDDTAARPLEQLALLFTMASLHPAFHFHQRETIRGQLDKVELAIDEERRQSRLGVNAQTSELLGQKADYLPPPVLGMGDCTASHPPCQSRRSSRWATQREAVHIEGIVLRGISRTRIDKEYNFEVKWSDSSSSNVTKTHLELENFLLKLPKDQCTESFEKSILRLLNQGDQKESREVEKNLRERFLSAPPVFRQTRKVCSFFNCDSSYSSKPTCSRCNCQLGKAYQGDSSQEEDLESYVQGHKKKHGTKSPCQGLSSAKAPQGDGRRGGHTAELNGPAERRKADQNQDADKRSHPVTKSKSRGLNTDRDKGKGKGVAAFVANGRHVPVLSPQRKDGGSGPDTFGEMSSESYSSPSSPQHRGPESMESEDDNNKDTDSHSDDSSKGPGPDLFFGHQTDPAVVGEVSAVRPRSSNTHQAQLEPLCPETSTDFPPLSFMHPLPYVLPNGAVDPPLPLIPPPSQSIIPDVKPSSGALMMQLPLVPPAVPGLVGDPEKRDMLRTFGIPPLGLHPTGSPAVQPLVQRFKTAVPHSQGISDGASGSGSSPSAPQSPHQAPIRAISVLSPGPTSFSSLPQQSLPCQDPASASSGLAPCLPHVEASHAKHPGLTLPSGMPSPYTLPSAPTSVMPATGAPAATGGAPSPGHVQTAVPPAVPTHTPGPAPSLSPALTHSTAHSDCTSYSNSSSSCGSAPVVPGNPLTLQQSQQQQLPSQQQTQQQQQQQQQQQQQPISCGTCGCHNNCGSRGNGSNNNTVSGASGCQAPLFFPAHQMAGVQRQVFSVPPHLFQLTSLCSNSYLPQAQPPHQANGGATLPTFFPTAPPPTHPSPYGPLHTHSHSHAEVPSHMLGTQAAAVAANYNLQQQMASASFCQRVYQHVYPNPLSMLPAAAAALGGGGVNKKNGHVSCYNCGVSGHYAQECNQPSIDSTQQGGFRLKYAASHISEALDNAE, encoded by the exons ATGCTGAAAATGAAGCTACCGATGAAAACGGGCGAGGAAGGAGGAGGCGACGAAACGGTCGAGGAGGATTCATGGGATCAGTCGGAGCAGCGACGTATTCCCAGGGCTGTGCCTCCCTCATCGGGGTCCCACGGATCGGAGGAGTCGCCCGGACATTACGTGTACCCATCCCAGCTGGACAAGGAGACTGTATTCGAGTGGTTCGGCCTTCACCTGAACCCCGCCAAGAGGATCGAGTTCATGTGCGGGCTGCTTCATATGTGCCAGCCGCTGGAGCTCCGCTTTTTGGGATCTTACCTAGAGGACCTCGCCAGGAAAGATTATCACGTTTTACGAGACTTTGAGTTCAGGGCTAATAGTCCGAACGATTTAGGGGTCTTAACCGACGTGGTTGACCCCGTGGTGAGGTCCAAACTCCTCGTCTACCTTTCCCTCCTCGGCTCTGACAGCAGGGAATGCGCCGGGATACTCTTTCGGATAATGAACCGTGTCGACCCGAGCTTGTTCTTCAAACACTATGACTTCTCCCGTCCTCCGTTCAGGGAGCCCCTCCACCACTCTTTTCATCCGGCGTGTCAGGCCGGGGACGTGTACGGGCGATCCGAGCAGACCTGcggcttctcctcctcctcctgctcctcctccacctccgaCGACGACACGGCGGCGAGACCTCTGGAGCAGCTGGCTCTGCTGTTCACCATGGCCTCTCTGCACCCAGCTTTCCACTTCCACCAGAGGGAGACGATCCGAGGGCAGCTTGACAAAGTAGAGCTGGCTATAGATGAGGAGAGACGGCAAAGTCGCCTCGGAGTAAACGCCCAGACATCG GAGCTGCTGGGTCAGAAGGCAGATTACCTGCCTCCTCCCGTGCTGGGAATGGGGGATTGTACAGCCTCCCATCCTCCCTGCCAAAGCCGACGCTCCAGCCGGTGGGCAACACAACGAGAAG CCGTGCACATAGAGGGGATTGTGCTCAGGGGCATTTCTCGGACTAGAATAGACAAGGAATACAACTTTGAG gTGAAGTGGTCTGACTCATCATCGAGTAATGTGACCAAAACCCACCTGGAGCTGGAGAATTTCCTTCTTAAG CTTCCTAAGGATCAGTGTACCGAGTCTTTTGAGAAGAGCATCCTGAGGCTTCTGAACCAGGGGGAccagaaagagagcagagaggtggAGAAGAACCTCAG GGAAAGGTTCCTGTCGGCTCCTCCAGTCTTCAGACAGACCAGGAAGGTCTGCAGCTTCTTCAATTGTGACTCCAGTTATTCTTCAAAACCCACCTGCTCTAGAT GTAACTGCCAGTTGGGTAAGGCCTACCAAGGAGACTCCAGTCAGGAAGAAG ACTTAGAGTCGTACGTTCAGGGACACAAGAAAAAGCACGGGACCAAGAGTCCATGTCAAGG TCTCTCCAGTGCCAAGGCCCCCCAGGGAGATGGTCGGCGGGGGGGCCACACTGCAGAGCTCAACGgtcctgcagagaggaggaaggctGACCAG AACCAGGACGCTGACAAGAGAAGCCACCCAGTCACTAAATCAAAGAGCAGAGGCCTGAATACAGACCG ggacaAGGGGAAGGGGAAGGGTGTTGCTGCCTTTGTAGCTAATGGTAGGCATGTACCAGTTCTGTCACCTCAGAGGAAAG ATGGAGGTTCAGGTCCAGATACATTTGGTGAAATGTCATCAGAAAGCTACAGCTCTCCATCCAGCCCTCAACACAGAGGACCAGAAAGTATGGAGAGTGAGGACGACAACAACAAAG ATACAGACAGCCACTCGGATGACTCCAGCAAAGGTCCGGGTCCTGACCTGTTCTTCGGTCACCAGACTGATCCAGCTGTGGTGGGGGAAGTCTCCGCTGTCCGACCTCGGTCTTCCAACACTCATCAGGCCCAGCTGGAGCCTCTTTGCCCCGAGACCAGCACAGACTTCCCTCCTCTCTCGTTCATGCATCCTCTGCCCTATGTGCTCCCTAATGGAGCTGTGGACCCTCCACTTCCACTGATCCCACCTCCCAGTCAAAGCATTATCCCGGATGTAAAGCCCTCATCTGGGGCCCTGATGATGCAGCTGCCCCTAGTGCCTCCAGCTGTTCCTGGACTTGTTGGCGACCCAGAAAAGAGGGACATGCTCCGAACATTTGGGATCCCACCGTTGGGCCTCCATCCTACAGGAAGTCCTGCTGTGCAGCCTCTGGTTCAGAGGTTCAAAACTGCTGTGCCTCACAGCCAAGGTATTAGTGATGGAGCTTCAGGGAGTGGATCTTCTCCGTCTGCCCCGCAGTCCCCACACCAGGCCCCCATTAGGGCCATCAGTGTCTTGTCTCCTGGCcccacctccttctcttcccttCCTCAGCAGTCTCTGCCATGCCAAGACCCGGCCAGTGCCAGCTCAGGCCTGGCGCCGTGTCTGCCACATGTGGAGGCATCTCACGCCAAACATCCTGGTTTAACCTTACCCTCAGGCATGCCTTCTCCCTACACCCTGCCCTCTGCCCCTACCTCCGTCATGCCTGCCACAGGAGCCCCTGCAGCCACTGGAGGAGCCCCATCTCCTGGACATGTACAGACAGCTGTTCCTCCAGCTGTGCCCACCCATACCCCTGGACCTGCACCCAGCCTCAGTCCAGCTCTTACTCACAGCACTGCACACAGTGACTGTACATCATATAGCAACAGCAGCTCTTCCTGTGGAAGTGCCCCTGTTGTCCCTGGCAACCCTCTTACCCTTCAGCAATCACAGCAGCAACAATTGCCCTCGCAGCAGCAGacacagcaacagcagcagcagcagcagcagcagcagcaacaaccaaTAAGCTGTGGGACCTGTGGTTGCCACAACAACTGCGGCAGCCGAGGCAAcggcagcaacaacaacactgtcAGTGGTGCCTCTGGATGCCAGGCACCCCTGTTTTTCCCCGCACACCAGATGGCAGGTGTTCAGCGGCAAGTGTTCAGCGTCCCGCCACACCTGTTCCAGCTCACGAGCCTGTGCAGTAACAGTTACCTCCCCCAGGCCCAGCCTCCTCATCAGGCCAACGGCGGGGCCACCCTGCCCACCTTCTTTCCCACCGCTCCACCTCCAACGCATCCTTCACCCTACGGCCCCCTCCACACCCACTCTCACAGTCATGCAGAGGTGCCGTCACACATGCTGGGCACCCAGGCTGCAGCGGTGGCCGCAAACTAcaacctgcagcagcagatggCATCCGCATCGTTCTGCCAGCGCGTGTACCAGCATGTGTACCCAAACCCCCTGAGCATGCTGCCTGCTGCTGCGGCTGCACTTGGAGGAGGCGGAGTCAATAAGAAGAATGGCCATGTGTCCTGTTATAACTGTGGTGTGAGTGGCCACTATGCTCAGGAGTGCAACCAGCCCTCCATAGACTCCACACAGCAAG GTGGTTTCCGGTTGAAGTACGCTGCCTCCCACATTTCAGAAGCACTTGACaatgctgaatga